The Burkholderia pyrrocinia genomic sequence GGCGGTCGAGCGCCAGCCGCGCGTGACGAAGACATCCTTGTGCGCGATCGGCAGGCCGGTCAGCGCGCCGCCCGCGCCGCGCGCGAGCTCAGCGTCGGCGGCTTTCGCCTGCGCGAGGGTCAGATCGGCGTCGACGTGGACGAACGCGTTCAGGTCGCGCGCGGCGTCGATCCGTTTCAGGTAGAGCTGCGCGAGCTCGACGGCCGAGCATTCCTTGGCGGCGAGCGCGGCGCGCAGTTCGGTCAGGCTTTTTGCGTGCATTGAGTGGTTTTCCTGGGAATTCTGGGTGGCGCGCGGCGCTGGCCGGCGCGCTTGTCGTCGAATGCTTACTCGATCACCTTCGGCACGAGATAGAGGCCGTCCTGGACGGCCGGCGCCGGACGCTGGTTGTCGTCGCGATTGACGACTTCCGTCACGGCGTCGTCGCGCAGGCGCTGCGCGACTTCCTGGATCTGTTCGATCGGGTGGGCGAGCGGCGCGATGCCGGCGGTGTCGACCGCCTGCATCTGCTCGACGAGGCCGAAGAATTCATTGAGCTGGCCGAGCATGTGCTCGGCGTCGGCGTCGGCCATTTCGAGTCGCGCCAGGTGCGCGATGCGTTTCACATCGGTCAGGGTCAGGGCCATGCGATCACCGGAAAAACAAGGCTGCGCAGCGCATCGAAAGCAGCGCCGCGGCGGGGGGTTGGAGGGTGCGATCCCACCCTCAAAAATCGGGACCGAAGCGGCAAAAATACCGCCCGTTTCGATTCAAATACCGTGAAATTATAAGGTATCATTACGCGTTCGACCCAAACCCGGCAGCCTTTTCCCGCACCGTTTCGCCCCGCTTCGGCAAGCCGTGCGTGCTTCGTGCGATCCCCGGTAGACATCACTCGCAGCTTCGTGCGCCGCGGCGGCCGCTTCCGCCACGCTTCCCGAGGCTGTTATTTTTTCCGCTGCCGCCCCCCAGCGCTCGCTATACAGGGCCGGCCCAGAGCGAAACAGGATTCTGAATGTTCGGTTTTTTGCGCAGCTACTTCTCCAACGATCTCGCGATCGATCTCGGCACCGCAAACACCCTGATCTACATGCGCGGCAAGGGCATCGTGCTCGATGAACCGTCCGTCGTGTCGATTCGCCAGGAAGGCGGCCCCAACGGCAAGAAGACGATCCAGGCGGTCGGCAAGGAAGCCAAGCAGATGCTCGGCAAGGTGCCGGGCAACATCGAGGCGATCCGCCCGATGAAGGACGGCGTGATCGCCGACTTCACCGTCACCGAGCAGATGATCAAGCAGTTCATCAAGACGGCGCACGAGTCGCGCATGTTCTCGCCGTCGCCGCGCATCATCATCTGCGTGCCGTGCGGCTCGACCCAGGTCGAGCGCCGCGCGATCAAGGAAGCCGCGCACGGCGCCGGCGCATCGCAGGTCTACCTGATCGAGGAGCCGATGGCGGCCGCGATCGGCGCGGGCCTGCCGGTGTCGGAAGCCACCGGCTCGATGGTCGTCGACATCGGCGGCGGCACGACGGAAGTCGGCGTGATCTCGCTCGGCGGCATCGTGTACAAGGGCTCGGTGCGCGTCGGCGGCGACAAGTTCGACGAGGCGATCGTCAACTACATCCGCCGCAACTACGGGATGCTGATCGGCGAACAAACGGCCGAGGCGATCAAGAAGGAAATCGGCTCCGCGTTCCCTGGCTCCGAAGTCAAGGAAATGGAAGTGAAGGGCCGCAACCTGTCGGAAGGTATTCCGCGCAGCTTCACGATCTCCAGCAACGAAATCCTCGAAGCGCTGACCGATCCGCTGAACCAGATCGTGTCGTCGGTGAAGATCGCGCTCGAACAGACGCCGCCGGAACTCGGCGCCGACATCGCCGAACGCGGGATGATGCTGACGGGCGGCGGCGCGCTGCTGCGCGACCTCGACCGCCTGCTCGCGGAAGAAACCGGCCTGCCGGTGCTCGTCGCCGAAGATCCGCTCACCTGCGTCGTGCGCGGTTCGGGCATGGCGCTCGAGCGCATGGACAAGCTGGGCAGCATCTTCTCGTACGAGTGATCGTCTAGGGGGCTGTTTTCCCATGAAACGTACGTGCGAATGCCCGAAATCGGTCGTCCCCCAAGGGGACTTCCTTGCGGGGCGCAAGCAAGAAGTGAGGAGCGCCGTTTTGCCGCGCCAAACAAGCGACGAACGACGCCGCCATGCGGCCGATTTCGGGCATTCCCGTGGAATGAATTTTAAATTTGGGGTTGCCCCGAAACGGGCCGCTCGCTGCGTCATGCTCCTTGCGAATACGTTCAGTATTCGCGGCGTCGCGATCCTTGCGAGCGGCCCGTTTCGGGGCAACGCACGCACGTTTCATGGAAAAACAGCCCCCCAGTTTCGTTGATATGACGCACCTGCGGCGTGGCCGGATCGCTCGTTTAGAACGAACCGCCGCGCCGTTTGCGCGTCTGAGCATCATTTAACCGATCACACGCGCCCGGCGCCGACCATGGAATACAGTCCGCCGCCCCTCTTCAAGCAAGGTCCGCCCGCGCTCGCGCGGCTCATCTTCTTCGTTGCCCTCGCCATCGCGCTCCTCGTGTCGGACGCGCGCTTCAGCACGCTCGAAATCCTGCGCGGCGTGCTCGGCACCGTGCTCTATCCGCTGCAGCGCGCGGCGCTCGTGCCCCGCGACCTGTTCATGGGCGCGGCCGACATCGCCGTCACCGGCGCATCGCTGCGCCACGAGAACGACGACCTCCGCAAGCGCAACCTGCAACTGTCGACGCAGGCCAACCAGGCCGCCGTGCTCGCGCAGGAAAACATGCACCTGCGCGCGGTGCTCGAACTGCGCCAGCACATCGCGACGCAATCGACGCCGGTCGAGATCCAGTACGACACGAGCGATCCGTTCACGCAGAAGATCGTGGTCGGGCAAGGTTCGCAGCAGGGCATCCAGAACGGCGCGCCCGTGGTCAGCGAGGACGGCGTGGTCGGCCAGATTACGCGCGTGTTCCCGCTGCAGTCCGAAGTCACGCTGGTCACCGACCGCGATCTCGCGATTCCGGTGCAGGTGCTGCGCACCGGCCTGCGCAGCGTGATCTACGGCACGCCGAAGGGCGATTCGCTCGACCTGCGCTTCGTGCCGACGAGCGCGGATCTCGTGGTCGGCGACGAACTCGTCACGAGCGGCCTCGACGGCGTCTATCCGCCCGGCCTGCCGGTCGCGAAGGTCGCGCGCGTCGACAAGCTCGCCGACACCGCATTCGCGCGCGTGACCTGCGCGCCGGTCGCGGCCGTGCGCGGCGCGCGCCAGATGCTCGTGCTGCATTACCAGAACGACATCCCGCCGCGCCCGGTCGAGCTCGAACCGGCCGCCGACAAGAACGCGAAGGGCGGCAAGAAGGGCGCGAAAGCCGCCGCAAAGGGCGAGAAAGCCGACAAGGCCGACGCGAACGCAAAGCCGGCCACCGCCGCCCAGCCCGGCGCGAAGCCCGCGCCGGCCGCGCCGGCCGCGCCCGCCGCTCCGGCCAAGCCCGCCGCCGCACCCGCGAAGCCCGCGGCCGGGCAACCAGGAGCCCAGCGATGAACCGCCCGCAATACATCCTGCAGCCGGTCAATCCGTACTTCATCGTCTTCAGCCTCGCCGCCGCGTTCCTGCTGAACCTGATGCCGTGGGGCCGCCTGCCCGGCGTGCCCGACTTCGTCGCGCTCGTGCTGCTGTTCTGGAACATCCACCAGCCGCGCAAGGTCGGGATGGGCGTCGCGTTCGCGCTCGGCATCCTGATGGACGTGCATGACGCGGGGCTGCTCGGCGAGCACGCGCTCGCCTATACGCTGCTGTCGTACGGCGCGATCACGATCCACCGCCGCGTGCTGTGGATGCCGATCGGCGTGCAGGTGCTGTATGTCACGCCGCTGCTCGTCGTCGCGCAGCTCGTGCCGTTCGTGATCCGTCTCTTGATGGGCGCCGCGTTCCCCGGCTGGCGCTACCTGGTCGACGGCTTCGTCGAGGCCGCGCTGTGGCCGATCGCGAGCCACCTGCTGCTGATGCCGCAACGCCGTCCGGTCGATCCGGACGATACGCGCCCCATCTGAGCCGGACGACCTTTGAATACCCGCCGCCCCCAATCCCGCCGCGCGCCGCGCTCCGGGGCGGCACCTCGCCCGCCCGCGCGGGTCGGATAGACGCTCAACCGCATGACCGAATTCAACGACACCCAACAGCAGCTCTCGAAGTTCCGCCTGCGCGTCGCGGCGGCGGGCGTGTTCGTGTTCGTCTGCTTCGGGCTGCTCGCGAGCCGCTTCTTCTACCTGCAGCTGATGCAGCACGGCAAATACGCGCTGCAGGCCGAGGAAAACCGCATCTCGGTCGCGCCGATCGTGCCGAACCGCGGGATCATCACCGACCGCAACGGCGTGATCCTCGCGAAGAACTATTCGGCGTACACGCTCGAGATCACGCCATCGAAGCTCGACGACACGCTCGACAACACGATCGACAAGCTGTCCGAGATCATCCCGATCGACGCACGCGACCGCCGCCGCTTCAAGAAGCTGCAGGAAGACTCGAAGAACTTCGAGAGCCTGCCGATCCGCACGCGGCTCACCGACGCGGAAGTCGCGCGCTTCACCGCGCAGCGCTTCCGCTTTCCCGGCGTCGACGTGCGCGCGCGGCTGTTCCGCCAATATCCGCTCGGCACGACGGCCGCACACGTGATCGGCTAC encodes the following:
- the gatC gene encoding Asp-tRNA(Asn)/Glu-tRNA(Gln) amidotransferase subunit GatC, with the translated sequence MALTLTDVKRIAHLARLEMADADAEHMLGQLNEFFGLVEQMQAVDTAGIAPLAHPIEQIQEVAQRLRDDAVTEVVNRDDNQRPAPAVQDGLYLVPKVIE
- a CDS encoding rod shape-determining protein; the protein is MFGFLRSYFSNDLAIDLGTANTLIYMRGKGIVLDEPSVVSIRQEGGPNGKKTIQAVGKEAKQMLGKVPGNIEAIRPMKDGVIADFTVTEQMIKQFIKTAHESRMFSPSPRIIICVPCGSTQVERRAIKEAAHGAGASQVYLIEEPMAAAIGAGLPVSEATGSMVVDIGGGTTEVGVISLGGIVYKGSVRVGGDKFDEAIVNYIRRNYGMLIGEQTAEAIKKEIGSAFPGSEVKEMEVKGRNLSEGIPRSFTISSNEILEALTDPLNQIVSSVKIALEQTPPELGADIAERGMMLTGGGALLRDLDRLLAEETGLPVLVAEDPLTCVVRGSGMALERMDKLGSIFSYE
- the mreC gene encoding rod shape-determining protein MreC, encoding MEYSPPPLFKQGPPALARLIFFVALAIALLVSDARFSTLEILRGVLGTVLYPLQRAALVPRDLFMGAADIAVTGASLRHENDDLRKRNLQLSTQANQAAVLAQENMHLRAVLELRQHIATQSTPVEIQYDTSDPFTQKIVVGQGSQQGIQNGAPVVSEDGVVGQITRVFPLQSEVTLVTDRDLAIPVQVLRTGLRSVIYGTPKGDSLDLRFVPTSADLVVGDELVTSGLDGVYPPGLPVAKVARVDKLADTAFARVTCAPVAAVRGARQMLVLHYQNDIPPRPVELEPAADKNAKGGKKGAKAAAKGEKADKADANAKPATAAQPGAKPAPAAPAAPAAPAKPAAAPAKPAAGQPGAQR
- the mreD gene encoding rod shape-determining protein MreD gives rise to the protein MNRPQYILQPVNPYFIVFSLAAAFLLNLMPWGRLPGVPDFVALVLLFWNIHQPRKVGMGVAFALGILMDVHDAGLLGEHALAYTLLSYGAITIHRRVLWMPIGVQVLYVTPLLVVAQLVPFVIRLLMGAAFPGWRYLVDGFVEAALWPIASHLLLMPQRRPVDPDDTRPI